TCATCGGGTTCGAAGCCTACAAGCAGGCCATGGACTCCCTGAAAAAAGGTGATGTGGTCATCCTGACGACGCCACCTGCGTTTCGCTGGGTGCAGTTCAAGTATGCCATCGAACGTGGCCTGAACGTCTTCATGGAAAAGCCCGTGACCGTCGACGGCCCCAGCACTCGCAAGATGCTGGAACTGTATGAAGAGTCCATGAAAAAGAACCTGAAGGTCGGCGTCGGCCTGATGTGCCGCCACTGCGAATCACGTGGCGAGTTGTTCAACCGCATCCAGGATGGCCAACTGGGCGAATTGAACCTGCTCCGCGCGTACCGCGTTGCCGGGCCGACCGGGAATGCGTTCGTGAACAAGCGACAAGGTGATATCAGCGAACTGGCGTACCAGATCCGTAACTTCCACGGATTCCTCTGGGCCAGCGGTGGTGCGTTCAGCGATTTCCTGATCCACAACATCGACGAATGTTGCTGGATGAAGAATGCCTGGCCAGTCGAAGCGAAAGGCTTCGGGGGCCGTCACTATCGTGGTGAGTACATCGATCAAAACTTCGACCAGTATACAGTCGAATACACGTTCGCGGACGGCGCCAAGCTGATCCTCGAAGGTCGTTGCATGATCAATTGCTACAACGAATTCTCCAGCTTCTGTCACGGCAGCAAAGGTTCGGCCGTGATTTCGCAATCGGGACATGCACCATCCCGCGCCCGAATCTTCAAGGGACAACGGATGGTCGAAGACGATGTCGTCTGGCGCTGCAAAGATCCCGAACCCAATCCATACCAATTGGAATGGGATCACCTGATGCACGCCATTCGGCAGGACAAGCCGTACAACGAAGTCAAACGCGGTGCCGAGGCGAGCCTGGTCACTTCGATGGGACGTATGGCCTGCCATACGGGCCGAATCGTCAAGTTCGACGACATGCTGAACAACGAGCATGAATTCGCACCGAACGTTGACAAATTGACGATGGACGGTCCTGCACCGATTCTGGCTGATGCCAATGGAAAGTACCCCGTCCCCGCACCGGGCATCAAGACGACGCGTGAGTTCTAATTCAGCGTCAGTCTGAAGAAAACAATGAGCCCCATTGAGTTTTCACTCGATGGGGCTCATTCACATTTAGAGGTGGTTGTTTGCGTTAGAAAACTCAGTAGCTTGTCGTTTCAGCACCAGGTTCAACCTGTTGATCGCTTGGTTGCATCCCGTCAACCGGTGCCGCCGTTGGCAGAATCCCATCCGAGTCCGGAACTCCTGGATAAATGTCTGTCTTGGGATATGGGACAGGTGAAGCAAACTCTGCCGGTTCGGTCTTCAGCCAATTGTTCGGAGTTGCAAAGCTGCGTGCCCAGGCACGGCGAACCGCTTCCTGTTGTGCAACCGCATTCCATTCCCCTTCCGTTAGATTGATTCCATCATTTTCAAGAATTGTACCGCGTCGCATGTGCAACTCGGTAATGGCCTTATTGTAATTGACCAGTGAGGTGTAGTACGC
This genomic interval from Schlesneria paludicola DSM 18645 contains the following:
- a CDS encoding Gfo/Idh/MocA family oxidoreductase, coding for MESIESNNGLSRRDLLKTTGTVAAASALAGIVLPKHVYAGETNTVNIALVGAGGRGTGAAENALSTKLGPVKLSAIADVFPDKLKSSYDSLKTKYNEMVDVPEERKFIGFEAYKQAMDSLKKGDVVILTTPPAFRWVQFKYAIERGLNVFMEKPVTVDGPSTRKMLELYEESMKKNLKVGVGLMCRHCESRGELFNRIQDGQLGELNLLRAYRVAGPTGNAFVNKRQGDISELAYQIRNFHGFLWASGGAFSDFLIHNIDECCWMKNAWPVEAKGFGGRHYRGEYIDQNFDQYTVEYTFADGAKLILEGRCMINCYNEFSSFCHGSKGSAVISQSGHAPSRARIFKGQRMVEDDVVWRCKDPEPNPYQLEWDHLMHAIRQDKPYNEVKRGAEASLVTSMGRMACHTGRIVKFDDMLNNEHEFAPNVDKLTMDGPAPILADANGKYPVPAPGIKTTREF